The Methanomicrobia archaeon genome segment GATTCTGAAAGAATCGGAGGTATAAGAGATGAGAATGATGAGAATAAGAACGAAAATAATTGCTGGTTTGCTGGTTCTGGCACTGATAGCAATCGCCACTGAGGTTGTTCTAGCTCTAGGAGATGTAGGTATGCAATCACCTGAGGGTAGGCAGCCACATGAAGGCAATCGATCTCCCGTAATAGCACCGCGGTGGCCTGAGGGGCAATGTGATGATATGAACCAGTTGACGGAGGAGGAGAGAGAAGAGATCCAACAGCAAATGCACGAGTTCATGCAGGAGCTACGTGAGCAGTACAGTGGCGATCTGACGGAAGAGGAGCGCGAAGCGATGGATCAAGAGCTGCAAACCTTCTGGGCGCAGATTTGCGATCAGTACAATATCTCGTGCCCCGACGGGTATCGCTATTGGGCTACGGAGGGCGTTGGTACCAATGACACCATCGGACCGGAGAGGCAAATGCCTGAGCGTAGACCTGTCGCAGGGGGAGATGGCGGGAATTTCAATGAAACCGCAAGGCAGGAACAGCAAAGGGATGAGAATGGGCCTGGACGTGTTGCCAAATGGCTCGGGAATATCAAAACGTTTTTCCAGAATTTGGTAGGCCTAAAGGCGTATTTGAGTTCAGTTGGGGTGATCGAGTTACAAATCGGGAGAGTATGAGTAACGAGGTTAAAAAAGAGGTGATGTAGCGAAATGGACCGTAAAGATGTAATAATTGCTGTACTTACCATCCTCTTGCTCGGCTCGACCTCGGCTTCGTGCCTCATTTATCAGCAGCAACATGGGATAGAAGATGTGCAGAGGGTCCTTGGAGTTTTCAGTAATCTTAATAGCGGAACCGCCGGCAACGAGGGTTCGTTCGCTTTTACAGGTGTGTCTCAAGGTGTCAGGAACGCTACGGCCAATATCGTTGCGGTACGAAGCGATACCAGCATGGGCGAGATAGGAAAGGTGCATGTGGAGATCAACGAAGGAACAGGGAATGTTCTGGTGAATACGAATCCGTTTACCGAGCCTGATACGCAATATTCCGTGCGAGAAGCAGTCGAAGTGGCTACCGACTTCACACAGGCGAGTATCGCGGATAAAGATATCGTTATCTCGTTTGAGATCAACGGCTCGCTGGTTGGGGGGCCGTCAGCCGGAGCAGCGACCACTGTCGCTATCATAGCAGCACTGGAAGGTGAAAGCGTACGACAGGACGTGGCAGTCACGGGCACGATCGAAGAAGGCGGCGTCATCGGGCAAGTAGGCAGTGTGTTTGAGAAGGCTATCGCAGCAGAGAATAATAACATGACGCTCTTTCTCGTGCCAGACGGTCAAGAAATGGTGGTCTATTACGAGCAACAAATCGAAGATCGAGGTAGATTTGACTTCAGGTTTAAGCGGGTCTATTACACGTCCAAAGAGATCGATCTCGGCGAGTATTTCCAGGGAGAGATGAACGTGAAGGAAGCCTCGACAATTGATGATGTGGTGTCGTACATGATCACCTGAGATTGCAACCCATGATAGACAAATACTTTTGTGCGATGCGGCAACAGGAGAGGGTTTTAAAACGCTCCGGTAGCTTTCTTTTTAGTTTACAACCTTACGTTGTGGCTCTACACAGCGTTGGCGTGGTAAGAGAGATTCAAACAACTTGGGTGAGATTTGGGTCTAATTTGGTAAAAGAGAAAGGCTTATGTATAGCTATTTCTAACCCTTGACCGGGAAGAACCATACGTGAAAAGTGATGCGAAGATGGAGCAGAAGATCGAGATGATTGAAGAAACCGATAAAGTAGAACCGCATCTCCCCAGATGTAGAGGGGCTCGTAGCACATACAGAGTTCGAACTTCGCTAGGGGGTAGGCTATGAGCCCCTCTGGACTAGATACGGTCATTCAGTTAGAGAATGTCTGGAAGATCCATCAGATGGGCAATGTTCAAGTGTCAGCGCTACGGGGTATTGATCTAGAAGTAGAGCGAGGCGAATTTTTAGCCATCGCGGGTGCGAGTGGGAGTGGCAAGAGCACGATGATGAACCTCATCGGTTGTCTAGATCTGCCAAGTAAGGGAACAATTCGGTTGGACGGTACCGATATCGCGAGTTTTCGCGAGTCGCAATTAGCGCAGATACGCGGCCAGAAAATCGGGTTCGTCTTCCAGCAGTTCAATCTGATTCCCACACTCACCGCTTTGGAGAATGTTATGCTCCCTCAGGAGTTCCAGGATGTTGAATCCGCA includes the following:
- a CDS encoding ABC transporter ATP-binding protein, with protein sequence MSPSGLDTVIQLENVWKIHQMGNVQVSALRGIDLEVERGEFLAIAGASGSGKSTMMNLIGCLDLPSKGTIRLDGTDIASFRESQLAQIRGQKIGFVFQQFNLIPTLTALENVMLPQEFQDVESARARERALELLELVGLGERVHHLPSQLSGGQQQRVAIARALAVDPDIILADEPTGNLDSKTGEFIMNLLSEVHGNDSKTIILVTHDFYLVKRAERVVYLKDGQIEREEHNHKNN